Proteins encoded in a region of the Methanofollis tationis genome:
- a CDS encoding SpoIIAA family protein, translating to MIEILPESTGGVIGFLISGDVTDEDYMQVFMPAIDLAIERYGTVRVLVDIVDFKGEDFGAMADDLIQDIKVSSVEREAIVGGEEWEARLLSVQPAFFLFSSTDVRFFRPEHRQEAWRWIEEGMRASGPESR from the coding sequence ATGATAGAGATACTGCCGGAAAGCACGGGAGGCGTCATCGGGTTTTTGATCAGCGGCGACGTCACCGATGAGGACTACATGCAGGTGTTCATGCCGGCGATCGACCTGGCGATCGAACGCTACGGCACCGTCCGTGTGCTGGTCGATATCGTCGATTTCAAGGGGGAAGACTTCGGAGCGATGGCCGACGACCTCATTCAGGACATCAAGGTTTCCTCGGTCGAGCGTGAGGCGATCGTCGGTGGGGAGGAATGGGAGGCTCGTCTGCTCTCTGTTCAGCCGGCGTTCTTCCTCTTCTCCAGCACCGATGTCAGGTTCTTCAGGCCCGAACACCGCCAGGAGGCATGGAGATGGATCGAGGAGGGGATGCGTGCGTCCGGGCCTGAGTCGCGCTGA
- a CDS encoding ACT domain-containing protein yields MKKTIITVVGKDAVGIIAKVCTYLADNQVNVEDISQTIVQGYFNMMMIVDTSGSSRPFGEMVRELENLGDEIGVKIRCQHEDIFTKMHRI; encoded by the coding sequence ATGAAAAAAACCATCATCACCGTCGTAGGCAAAGATGCAGTCGGGATCATTGCGAAGGTCTGCACATACCTGGCAGACAATCAGGTCAATGTTGAAGATATTTCCCAGACTATCGTGCAGGGCTATTTTAACATGATGATGATCGTCGATACCAGCGGGTCTTCCAGACCTTTTGGCGAGATGGTACGTGAACTTGAGAACCTCGGCGACGAAATCGGCGTAAAAATCAGATGCCAGCATGAAGACATTTTTACGAAAATGCACCGTATCTGA